TCGATGCCGTTGACCACGCACAGCTGGGAGCCGAACTTGTTCAGGAACGACTCGTTGTCCATCAAGTACTGTTCGTTCCCGGCGTCGATGCCGATGGCCCCGACGTCCATCGGAATGCCAGCGCACTTGATGTTCCCGACCTGCTTGATCTCCGTGTAGATGCGGTTGGAGTCGGGGTTCAGAGTCGGGTCGAACATGAACCGGGGATCCCAGCCGCCCCCCGCGTTGACCATGATCCAGTAGGGACCCGCGAAGGGCTCTGCTGCACCTACGTCACGGGTGACGACCGGGGCGGAAACGGCGAGCCCGGTGAGGGCCGCGGCTTTCAAAAAGCTTCGACGATCCATTGGGGCTCTCCTCACTCGTACAGGAATTTGTAGTCACTCAAGAGATAGGTCACGACCGCCATCCAAGCGCGGACCGTGTAGTCGGGATCCTTCTCCAGCTTGTCGCCGTCGGCCAGATCCTGATCGGTGTAGGGGTTCTTGCGAGCGCGGCAGGCGTAGACCAGGTTTTCGCTGACCTCTGTCGAGGCGATCTTGGCCTGACCTTCCTTCCACGTCTCTTCGAACAGCTGATAGGTTCGCGAGACCTCCGGGTCGCCGAGGTCGAGCGCCTCACCCAGGATCTGTGCGTGCAGGTACTGGATGTTCTTCTTGATCGCATCCGGATTGCTGTCCGGCGTGTCCTCCACGTTCACGTAGGGGAACAGGTAGCGATCCGAGGGCTTGTCGATCGAGAGGTCCCAAGCCGTGGTCTGACACGCCACCTCGTCGGCCATGCGCCAAGCGACGTTGGCCATGATGCCGTTCGGCACCGTGAGCCGCTGGGTGACGTCGTCCGAATCCATACCGCCGTACAGGATGCGGTAATCGCTCGAGAGGTAGTCCGTCTTGTAGTAGCCGCTGCCCTTGCCCCAAGGCAGGCCCGTGACGGCGGTGATCTTGCGGCCCAGCACCTCCGGGATGCTGAGTCGGCCGGTGCCGACGGCGGACAGCTCCAGGGCGCGCTCCGGCGAGACCTCTCCCGTCGCGTTCTTGGCCCGGAAATAGGGCGAGAGGATCACTCCCTTGAACACCGTCTTGAGATTGAAGTTGCTGGCCACGAAGGCATCGCCAATCTTGCGGAACAGCGCGTCTTGGGCTTCCCACGCCGCTAGATCATGCTCGAAGCCGGGGGCGTCGCTGTCGGGCGGGTAGGCCAGGGGTTCCTGACCGGTCAGCTCGGTGAAGGCCGTGTAGACGACAGACAGCGTGAAGCGCGGGTCCTGGACGATGCGCTGGGCGAGCCAGCCCAGGGCGTTGTCGTAGTCGTTCGTCTGCATCACCTCCTTGCCGAAGCCGGGAGGGAACATCTCCGGGTGCCAGGAGTTGTTGGGCTCGTATTTCTCCTGGTCGTTGTCGTCGAACTTCTGGAACGCGCCGGCGATGGGATCGATCATGCGGTGGCACACGTTGCAGGAGTTGTCCTCCCGCGTGGGGTTTGCGTAGTTCGTGGCCTGCGTGGGATCGATGGGGCGCTCGGCGATCTTGAGGATGTCCGTCGCCAAGAAGAACTTGAACACCATGCGCGCCCGGTGGCGGTTCACGTTCGTGGGCGTAGTGGGGAAGCGATTCAACCACACCGGAGAGGTGAGCAACCCGGAGGTCGGCAGCGGCATCTCCGCGGGCTCACCCTTGCTGGTGTCGCCCATGGCGATGATCTGGCCTTCCTTCCACTCGTTTTCGTTGGTGGGGTCGTCGAACTGCAGCTTGGCGTTGAAGATCTTCGCCGAGTACGGGTTCATCACCGTGTAGGGGGCGGTGAGGATCTCGGTGAAGGGCCGGTCGTTCTTCACGATGTAGGCGACCAGCTGCAGCGGCTCGCGGGCCACCGCCAGGTTGATCTTCTTCTTCTCGTCGTCCGACAGGTTGTCGTAGGAGTCGCCGGAGTTCGGGTATTGCGTGTCGTTCAAGATGTCGACCGCGTAGCCGTTGTAGCCGAGGTAGCGGTCGGTCAAGAACTGGTCGTTGTACATCTCCTTGACGCGATCGAAGAACGCATCTTCGGTCATCATCTTGTCGAGGAGCGGCTCGAGGCCCGCATCACCCTGATCGAGCAGCGCCTGGACCTCCGCCGGTGTCGGCAGCCGCCCTACCAGCTGGAGGCTGGCCTTGCGCAATGTCTCGAGAGGGTCGAGGAAGGTGACGTCGCCGAAGTCCGCTACCGAGGCGGCGCCGGTGCAGTTGTCTGCGGCGGCGAGCTTCTCCACGAAGCCTTGCAGCGCCTTGTACTCGGCGCTGCCCTCCTCGATGACCTTGCCGCCGCCGTGGTCCATCTCGCCCAGGGGCTTGCGCAAGAGCTCGCTCTTGCCCTCGAACTCCGTTTTGGCGATCAGGCGCGCGCTGTCCAGGTTGGCGTCCATGAAGCCGGGGTAGGAGGGCGGCAGCAGGAGGAGCTTGGCGTTTTCTTCCGTGGCCACGCCATCGGGCGAGTGGCATTTGATGCACACCTTCGCCATCACCGGCGCCCACACCTTCTTCGCGAAGTAATCGCGCTCCGTGAGGCACTGACCATTCGTGCCAGTGCCGCTGCCACCCCCGTCTCCTGAGTCGCTGGAACAGCCGAATCCAGCCATCGCCGCGACGCTCGCAGCCCCGATCAGGGCCTTCACTGCGAACGTCCATCGCGGCTCGGGTGCGCGCGTCCTCGCTCGTGTCATCGCTCGCTCCTGGGTCGCCCGCGGGCACAAGCGCCCGCTGCGTAACCTAGGTTACGGGGCCGCGCCTCATGACGTCAATCAAGTCTGCGAGTGCGTGCATGTGTGCAGGTTGAGCACACGAGTCAGTAGCGACTGTTTTCGCCGGGCATGTAGCCGAGCGCGCGCCACGCGACGGCGAGCCGCTCTTGATCCGAAACGCTCAATAGTTTCGGTTTGCGCTCGGTCGCGCGCTTCGCGAGGCCGAGCCAGTGGCTCGCTGCGCGCGCGTCACCGACGGCGAGATGCGTGAGGCCTCGGTACAGCGCGTAGCGCGTCTGCTCGTCCTCCGACCAATCCTTCTCTTCCGTTTCCATGCTCCGAAAGGTGGCCATCGCGTCGGGGAAGCGAGACTCCTCGTAGCTGTGCACGGCGCGGCCAAAACGACCCGCGCACCCGACGAGGGAGAGCAGCAACGGAACCAGGAGCCAACAGCGCGACACGCGGTCCTTTTCGGGGCCCAACACCGGGAGTTGCGCACAAAAACGCCAGGGTCCTTGCTCGGGGCGCTGCTTCGGGCTACGCGGGCGCCCCCAAAGGAGCCCAGATTCCATGTCCAGCATCTCTCGCGACGCCATCCGTAACGTCGCCATCATCGCCCACGTCGATCACGGCAAAACCACGTTGGTGGACGCCATGCTGAGGCAGACCGGCGTGTTCCGTCAGAACGAGGCCGTGGTGGAGCGGGTGATGGACTCCGGGGACCTGGAACGCGAGCGGGGCATCACCATCCTGGCCAAGCACGCCAGCGTGCACCACGGCGACTTGCTCATCA
This portion of the Polyangiaceae bacterium genome encodes:
- a CDS encoding DUF1588 domain-containing protein, which translates into the protein MKALIGAASVAAMAGFGCSSDSGDGGGSGTGTNGQCLTERDYFAKKVWAPVMAKVCIKCHSPDGVATEENAKLLLLPPSYPGFMDANLDSARLIAKTEFEGKSELLRKPLGEMDHGGGKVIEEGSAEYKALQGFVEKLAAADNCTGAASVADFGDVTFLDPLETLRKASLQLVGRLPTPAEVQALLDQGDAGLEPLLDKMMTEDAFFDRVKEMYNDQFLTDRYLGYNGYAVDILNDTQYPNSGDSYDNLSDDEKKKINLAVAREPLQLVAYIVKNDRPFTEILTAPYTVMNPYSAKIFNAKLQFDDPTNENEWKEGQIIAMGDTSKGEPAEMPLPTSGLLTSPVWLNRFPTTPTNVNRHRARMVFKFFLATDILKIAERPIDPTQATNYANPTREDNSCNVCHRMIDPIAGAFQKFDDNDQEKYEPNNSWHPEMFPPGFGKEVMQTNDYDNALGWLAQRIVQDPRFTLSVVYTAFTELTGQEPLAYPPDSDAPGFEHDLAAWEAQDALFRKIGDAFVASNFNLKTVFKGVILSPYFRAKNATGEVSPERALELSAVGTGRLSIPEVLGRKITAVTGLPWGKGSGYYKTDYLSSDYRILYGGMDSDDVTQRLTVPNGIMANVAWRMADEVACQTTAWDLSIDKPSDRYLFPYVNVEDTPDSNPDAIKKNIQYLHAQILGEALDLGDPEVSRTYQLFEETWKEGQAKIASTEVSENLVYACRARKNPYTDQDLADGDKLEKDPDYTVRAWMAVVTYLLSDYKFLYE